A portion of the Novosphingobium sp. KA1 genome contains these proteins:
- a CDS encoding IS3 family transposase (programmed frameshift) has product MPSKKHKPEEIIGKLREVEIVLAQGASTAEACRRIAVSEQTYYRWRKEYGGLKTDQARRMKDLEKENQRLRRAISDLTLDKLILQEAAKGKLLSPARRRRCIDHVRRELPVSERRICRVLGQHRSTQRKVPRGADDEQALTEDIIALAKQYGRYGYRRVTALLCHAGWTVNHKRVERIWRREGLKVPLRQPKRGRLWLNDGSCIRLRPEYPGHVWAYDFVEGRTHDGRKFRILTIIDEASRECLALIVARQLKHEDVLAALADLFISRGPPAHIRSDNGSEFIATAVQKWLGQIGVKTLYITPGSPWENGYNESFNGSLRDELLNGEIFYSLAEAKVLIEAWRRHYNTVRPHSSLGYRPPAPETATPPYPASGSASLHLRPDMAVMSLMH; this is encoded by the exons ATGCCGAGCAAGAAGCACAAGCCGGAAGAGATTATCGGCAAGCTGCGTGAAGTTGAGATTGTGCTGGCGCAGGGAGCGAGCACGGCTGAAGCCTGCCGCCGGATCGCGGTCAGCGAGCAAACCTATTATCGCTGGCGGAAGGAATATGGCGGCCTGAAGACGGACCAGGCGCGGCGTATGAAGGATCTGGAGAAAGAGAACCAGCGTCTTCGCCGGGCGATTTCGGACCTGACGCTGGACAAGCTGATCCTGCAGGAGGCTGCCA AAGGGAAACTTCTGAGCCCTGCGCGGCGGCGGCGCTGCATCGATCATGTACGACGAGAGCTTCCGGTGTCCGAGCGACGGATATGCCGGGTGCTGGGTCAGCATCGATCGACACAACGCAAGGTGCCGCGCGGGGCGGATGACGAACAGGCGCTGACAGAGGATATCATCGCTTTGGCGAAGCAATATGGCCGTTATGGCTATCGCCGGGTGACGGCATTGCTGTGCCATGCGGGATGGACGGTGAACCATAAACGGGTTGAGCGGATCTGGCGGCGTGAGGGGCTGAAGGTTCCGCTGCGTCAGCCAAAGCGGGGACGCCTGTGGCTCAATGACGGTTCATGCATCCGCCTGCGGCCCGAATATCCGGGACATGTCTGGGCCTACGATTTCGTCGAGGGGCGGACGCATGATGGCCGCAAGTTCCGCATCCTCACGATCATCGACGAGGCCAGCAGGGAATGCCTGGCGCTCATCGTTGCACGGCAGCTCAAGCATGAGGATGTTCTGGCGGCCCTGGCCGACCTGTTCATCTCGCGCGGTCCGCCTGCACATATACGGTCCGATAATGGCAGCGAATTTATCGCGACCGCCGTCCAGAAATGGCTGGGCCAGATCGGCGTGAAGACACTCTACATCACACCGGGATCACCATGGGAGAATGGCTATAACGAAAGCTTCAACGGGTCGCTTCGCGACGAACTGCTCAACGGCGAGATCTTCTACAGCCTCGCGGAGGCCAAGGTACTGATCGAGGCATGGCGGCGGCATTACAACACCGTTCGCCCTCACAGCAGCCTGGGCTACCGACCGCCGGCACCAGAAACGGCGACACCGCCATATCCGGCCTCCGGTTCCGCTTCGCTCCACCTCCGTCCGGATATGGCGGTGATGAGCTTAATGCACTAA
- the fliD gene encoding flagellar filament capping protein FliD produces the protein MVTSTTSTTSTASTLTTSSLVTALGGGSGVDMTALANNLAVAQFASRNNRLTTQAEKLNTQISTASNIKSMLLAIDTSLGTLVRSGDLARTPSIANSAVASGALTGSTTPTGTYSLEVSKLASGQQLASKAYTARTDLVGAGTLTLRFGTVSGSSFTADTAHAALDLTIGATDTLADVASKINAANAGVSAYVAQTTSGAQLVIKGAEGAKNGFTIEAAEDSANPGLAGLAWSAGSTNATLLASASDAAYKVDGLSMTATSNTLTDVIPGVKLTLKATNAGAPTTVSFADPTTSIAASMQDLVDALNEVTSALGTATAIGGDLANDAGARALKRSLSALAGTQIMPGATGAARTLADLGLKTQRDGSFTLDTTRLNATLAADPDGVSAMFTNGINGVFAAIDKIYRAASSTTDTGSLGGSISRYTKLLAKVTTDQSDLATQQETLRARLVSQFTVSETRIGTSKSTLTMLQNQIAQWNKSS, from the coding sequence ATGGTTACCAGCACCACCTCGACGACCAGCACCGCGTCCACGCTCACCACCAGTTCGCTGGTGACCGCGCTCGGCGGCGGCAGCGGCGTCGACATGACGGCGCTGGCCAACAACCTCGCCGTGGCCCAGTTCGCCAGCCGCAACAACCGGCTGACCACCCAGGCGGAAAAGCTCAACACCCAGATCTCCACCGCCTCGAACATCAAGTCGATGCTGCTGGCGATCGACACCTCGCTCGGCACCCTGGTGCGCAGCGGCGACCTTGCCCGCACCCCCAGCATCGCCAACAGCGCGGTCGCCAGCGGGGCGCTGACCGGCTCGACCACGCCCACCGGCACGTATTCGCTGGAAGTCAGCAAGCTCGCCTCGGGCCAGCAGCTTGCCAGCAAGGCCTATACCGCCAGGACCGACCTCGTCGGCGCCGGCACCCTGACACTGCGCTTCGGCACCGTCTCGGGCAGCAGCTTCACCGCCGACACGGCCCATGCCGCGCTCGACCTCACCATCGGCGCCACCGACACGCTGGCCGACGTCGCCAGCAAGATCAACGCCGCCAACGCCGGGGTCAGCGCCTATGTCGCCCAGACCACCAGCGGCGCCCAGCTGGTGATCAAGGGCGCGGAAGGGGCCAAGAACGGCTTCACCATCGAGGCTGCCGAGGACAGCGCCAATCCCGGCCTTGCCGGCCTTGCCTGGAGCGCCGGTTCGACAAACGCCACCCTGCTCGCCAGTGCGAGCGACGCCGCCTACAAGGTCGACGGCCTGTCGATGACGGCGACCTCGAACACGCTGACCGACGTGATCCCCGGCGTGAAGCTCACCCTCAAGGCCACCAATGCCGGCGCGCCGACAACGGTGAGCTTTGCCGATCCCACCACCTCGATCGCCGCGTCGATGCAGGACCTCGTCGATGCGCTCAACGAAGTGACCAGCGCGCTCGGCACCGCCACGGCCATCGGCGGCGACCTTGCCAACGACGCCGGCGCCCGCGCGCTCAAGCGTTCGCTCTCGGCGCTCGCCGGCACCCAGATCATGCCCGGTGCCACGGGCGCCGCCAGGACCCTGGCCGACCTCGGCCTCAAGACCCAGCGCGACGGCTCGTTCACGCTCGACACCACCCGCCTCAACGCCACCCTCGCGGCCGACCCCGACGGCGTCTCGGCGATGTTCACCAATGGCATCAACGGCGTCTTCGCGGCGATCGACAAGATCTACCGCGCCGCCAGTTCCACCACCGATACCGGCTCGCTGGGCGGTTCGATCAGCCGCTACACCAAGCTGCTGGCCAAAGTGACCACCGACCAGAGCGACCTCGCCACCCAGCAGGAAACCCTGCGGGCGCGGCTGGTCTCGCAATTCACCGTGTCGGAAACGCGCATCGGCACCTCGAAATCGACACTGACGATGCTGCAGAACCAGATCGCCCAGTGGAACAAGTCAAGCTAG
- a CDS encoding flagellar protein FliS, translating into MRRQQNPHEAYRRVDFDARVNGAKPADLVHLCYEHLVSALSTAVHAHGIGDNGLRSRSLTRALTAITALQLGISGESSMAGALTQLYAAAQRTILDSAVEFEPRRIETLRSDFAEIGRALQGG; encoded by the coding sequence ATGCGTCGCCAACAGAACCCGCACGAAGCCTATCGCCGCGTCGACTTCGACGCCCGCGTCAACGGCGCCAAGCCGGCGGACCTCGTGCACTTGTGCTACGAACACCTGGTGAGCGCGCTCAGCACCGCTGTCCATGCCCACGGCATCGGCGACAATGGCCTGCGCAGCCGCTCGCTCACCCGGGCGCTGACGGCGATCACCGCGCTGCAACTGGGCATCTCGGGCGAAAGCAGCATGGCCGGCGCGCTGACCCAGCTCTACGCCGCCGCCCAGCGCACGATCCTGGACAGCGCGGTGGAGTTCGAGCCGCGCCGAATCGAGACGCTCCGCAGCGATTTCGCGGAGATCGGCCGCGCCCTGCAAGGCGGCTGA
- the ubiM gene encoding 5-demethoxyubiquinol-8 5-hydroxylase UbiM, whose product MTHDLIIVGGGPAGLALAAALADTALRIAIVERQPLEALIEPAVDGREIALTHRSVRALQTLGAWGWIDPRQVSPLREARVLNGGSPFALSFGADGSGEDRLGCLVSNHRIRRALFAATEAQGNLEILAGQAVAALGTDRERAEVELADGTRLTGRLLVGADSRFSFVREELGIGAQVNRTGRAMMVCRMAHDLDHEGVATEWFDHGQTIAMLPLGGRESSAVLTLAAPEIERLAALDADRLAAEITRRYEGRLGRMSLIGKAHVYPLATTYARHFAARRAALIGDAAVGMHPVTAHGFNLGLASACTLGRLVAEAHRGGRSDAIASSLLLRRYEAAHRLASRPIYTATNMIVGLYTAERPAARAARHLGLRAAARIPLLSRNVSRMLMQT is encoded by the coding sequence ATGACCCATGACCTGATAATCGTCGGCGGCGGACCGGCCGGTCTGGCGCTGGCGGCCGCGCTGGCCGACACCGCCCTGCGGATCGCCATCGTCGAGCGCCAGCCGCTCGAAGCGCTGATCGAACCGGCGGTCGACGGCCGCGAGATCGCGCTCACCCATCGCTCCGTCCGTGCGCTGCAAACGCTCGGCGCCTGGGGCTGGATCGACCCGCGGCAGGTCTCGCCGCTGCGCGAGGCGCGCGTGCTCAACGGCGGTTCGCCCTTCGCCCTCTCGTTCGGGGCCGACGGCAGCGGCGAGGACCGGCTGGGTTGCCTCGTCTCCAACCACCGCATCCGCCGCGCGCTGTTCGCCGCCACCGAGGCGCAGGGCAATCTCGAGATCCTGGCCGGGCAGGCGGTGGCCGCGCTCGGCACCGACCGCGAGCGGGCCGAGGTCGAACTGGCCGACGGCACCCGGCTGACCGGCCGCCTGCTGGTCGGCGCGGATTCGCGCTTTTCCTTCGTGCGCGAGGAACTGGGCATCGGCGCGCAAGTGAACCGCACCGGCCGCGCCATGATGGTCTGCCGCATGGCCCACGATCTCGATCACGAGGGTGTCGCCACCGAATGGTTCGACCATGGCCAGACGATCGCCATGCTGCCGCTCGGCGGCCGGGAGTCCTCCGCCGTGCTGACCCTTGCCGCGCCCGAGATCGAGCGGCTGGCCGCGCTCGATGCCGACCGCCTCGCCGCCGAGATCACCCGCCGCTACGAAGGACGGCTCGGGCGCATGAGCCTGATCGGCAAGGCCCATGTCTACCCGCTCGCGACAACCTACGCCCGCCACTTCGCCGCGCGCCGCGCCGCCCTCATCGGCGATGCCGCGGTCGGCATGCACCCGGTGACCGCGCATGGCTTCAACCTCGGCCTTGCCAGCGCCTGCACGCTGGGGCGGCTGGTGGCCGAGGCCCATCGCGGCGGCCGCAGCGATGCCATCGCCTCCTCGCTGCTGCTGCGCCGCTACGAGGCCGCGCATCGCCTTGCCAGCCGGCCGATCTATACCGCCACCAACATGATCGTCGGCCTCTACACCGCCGAGCGCCCCGCCGCCCGCGCCGCCCGCCACCTCGGCCTGCGCGCCGCCGCACGGATTCCGCTGCTCTCGCGCAATGTCAGCCGCATGCTGATGCAGACCTGA
- a CDS encoding response regulator transcription factor, with translation MRRRAAISHALSSGNIHVEPFENISELSSTWPRSGVILIHDEAGVIDDLIEAMAHHGEWFPIIAFSEEPSANRIVEAILDGAIDYIAWPIGAAELNETLARAIARAETVGNAKLREVMARARVERLTRREREVLGGVASGLSNRLIGEKLSISPRTVEIHRANMLNKLGANHTSDAIRIAIEAALVN, from the coding sequence ATGCGACGCCGGGCTGCGATCAGCCATGCCCTGTCCAGCGGCAATATCCACGTCGAACCGTTCGAGAACATTAGCGAACTGTCCAGCACCTGGCCCCGCTCGGGCGTGATCCTCATCCATGACGAAGCCGGGGTGATCGATGACCTGATCGAAGCCATGGCCCACCACGGCGAATGGTTCCCGATCATCGCCTTCAGCGAGGAGCCTTCCGCCAACCGCATCGTCGAGGCCATTCTGGACGGCGCGATCGACTATATCGCCTGGCCCATCGGCGCCGCCGAACTCAACGAAACGCTGGCCCGGGCGATTGCCCGCGCGGAAACGGTGGGCAATGCCAAGCTGCGCGAAGTCATGGCCCGCGCCCGGGTGGAACGTCTGACCCGCCGCGAACGCGAAGTGCTGGGCGGCGTCGCCAGCGGCCTGTCCAACCGGCTGATCGGCGAAAAGCTCTCGATCAGCCCGCGCACGGTGGAAATCCACCGCGCCAACATGCTCAACAAGCTGGGCGCCAACCACACCTCCGACGCCATCCGCATCGCCATCGAGGCAGCGCTGGTGAACTGA
- a CDS encoding IclR family transcriptional regulator, with the protein MSSTDPLEDAVRASKAPAIARAAAVLRLLGKRGSPMGVQAVARELGLVPSTCLYVLRALVAEEFVAFDPDTKRYALDAGVLTLARGWLKRDQFNDLAQGPLDRISREFGLTTLGVQVFGLDHIIVTAMAEASEAFQLSTQVGSRFPALVSATGRCIAAFGVSDLESLRPRFEALRWDHAPSWEEWCAQVAEARQTGIAVDEGHYIAGVTVIAAPVWKGGRGNGVPTHALVAIGIGATLRGEMERVKQALVGAARSLSEHLAG; encoded by the coding sequence ATGAGCAGCACAGACCCCCTCGAAGACGCCGTGCGCGCCAGCAAGGCCCCCGCCATCGCCCGGGCGGCCGCCGTGCTGCGCCTGCTGGGCAAGCGCGGATCGCCGATGGGGGTGCAGGCCGTGGCCCGCGAACTGGGCCTCGTGCCCAGCACCTGCCTCTATGTCCTGAGGGCGCTGGTGGCCGAGGAATTCGTGGCTTTTGACCCCGATACCAAGCGCTACGCGCTCGATGCCGGCGTGCTCACGCTGGCCCGTGGCTGGCTCAAGCGGGACCAGTTCAACGATCTTGCGCAAGGCCCGCTCGACCGCATCTCGCGCGAGTTCGGGCTGACCACGCTGGGCGTGCAGGTCTTCGGGCTCGACCACATCATCGTCACGGCGATGGCTGAGGCGAGCGAGGCGTTCCAGCTCTCGACGCAAGTGGGCAGCCGCTTCCCCGCGCTCGTTTCCGCCACCGGCCGCTGCATCGCCGCCTTTGGGGTCTCCGACCTCGAAAGCTTGCGCCCGCGCTTCGAGGCGCTGCGCTGGGACCATGCGCCGTCATGGGAAGAATGGTGCGCGCAAGTCGCCGAAGCGCGGCAGACCGGCATTGCCGTGGACGAGGGCCACTACATCGCCGGCGTCACCGTGATCGCCGCGCCGGTGTGGAAGGGCGGGCGCGGCAATGGCGTGCCGACCCACGCCCTCGTTGCCATCGGCATCGGCGCCACCCTGCGCGGCGAGATGGAGCGGGTAAAACAGGCGCTGGTCGGCGCGGCGCGGTCCCTGAGCGAGCATCTGGCGGGGTAA